In Gemmatimonas aurantiaca, one DNA window encodes the following:
- a CDS encoding ABC transporter substrate-binding protein: MLRRIRVALGRLLAVALGLLCLPLACRERPVPLIGSALGSTFNSAVRLALEDATQGNGAVLVDTLLLAESSSIAASAIELASTLLGHPNIVAVIGHTNSSASLAAAQLYNDAKVVELAPTSTAQLYSSAGPFSFRMVPPDQRQGRVLAQAVAQERPTGARVAVLYVNDDYGRSLRSVVSAALDSLQLPIVAELPHLDSPGRARTVLGDIASVIQARPNAIVWLGRPTTLRAVLPAIRSALGPIPVLASDATTSWTFGGNVDGALTDVRYVDFVDLDATPEGRDFRERYRARFGGIPGAGEALAYDAMRVLIEAVRSGARTGDEVRRFLDDLGRGRPAFQGVTGPITFSIQGDMRRDPILLRIPAPESLAVVPP; this comes from the coding sequence ATGCTCCGACGAATCCGCGTGGCTCTCGGACGGCTTCTCGCCGTGGCACTCGGACTCCTGTGCCTTCCGCTGGCATGCCGCGAACGACCGGTGCCGCTGATCGGATCCGCGCTGGGGAGCACGTTCAATTCGGCCGTCAGGCTCGCATTGGAAGACGCGACGCAAGGGAACGGGGCGGTCCTGGTGGACACGCTCCTGCTGGCGGAGTCGAGCTCGATCGCCGCATCGGCCATCGAACTGGCGAGTACGCTGCTCGGTCATCCCAACATCGTCGCGGTCATCGGTCACACCAACAGCAGCGCGAGTCTGGCGGCGGCCCAGCTCTACAACGATGCGAAGGTGGTGGAACTGGCGCCGACGTCCACCGCACAACTCTATTCGTCGGCCGGCCCCTTCTCTTTCCGCATGGTGCCGCCCGACCAGCGACAGGGACGCGTGCTCGCGCAAGCCGTGGCACAGGAACGGCCAACGGGCGCGCGCGTCGCCGTGTTGTATGTCAACGACGACTACGGTCGCAGTCTCCGCTCCGTGGTATCGGCGGCGCTCGATTCGCTCCAGCTCCCGATCGTCGCCGAATTGCCGCATCTCGACAGTCCCGGGAGAGCCCGCACCGTACTCGGCGATATCGCCTCGGTCATCCAGGCCCGCCCCAATGCCATCGTGTGGCTCGGACGCCCCACCACGCTGCGCGCGGTACTGCCGGCCATCAGGTCGGCGCTCGGCCCCATTCCGGTGTTGGCGAGCGATGCCACCACCTCGTGGACATTCGGAGGGAACGTCGACGGCGCGCTCACCGACGTGCGTTACGTCGATTTTGTCGACCTCGACGCGACCCCGGAAGGCCGCGACTTCCGCGAACGGTACCGCGCCAGATTCGGCGGGATACCCGGTGCCGGCGAGGCGCTCGCCTACGATGCCATGCGGGTACTGATCGAGGCCGTGCGCAGCGGCGCACGTACCGGAGACGAGGTGCGGCGTTTCCTCGATGATCTCGGTCGCGGAAGGCCCGCCTTTCAGGGCGTGACCGGACCGATCACGTTCTCGATTCAGGGCGACATGCGCCGGGATCCGATCCTGTTGCGCATCCCCGCCCCGGAATCCCTCGCCGTCGTCCCCCCGTGA
- a CDS encoding CsbD family protein: MNTDRVKGAWTQVKGKLKEQWGKLTDDELDQLEGKWEQLSGLIQQRYGESKDKVEQELARYREQLARDERADAVPPSNTGMR; encoded by the coding sequence ATGAATACCGATCGCGTAAAGGGCGCCTGGACCCAGGTCAAAGGCAAGCTGAAGGAACAGTGGGGCAAACTCACGGACGACGAGCTCGACCAGCTCGAAGGCAAGTGGGAGCAGCTCTCGGGGCTGATCCAGCAGCGGTACGGTGAGTCCAAGGACAAGGTGGAACAGGAACTCGCCCGGTATCGTGAACAACTGGCCCGGGACGAGCGGGCGGATGCCGTGCCACCGTCCAACACCGGCATGCGATGA
- a CDS encoding FAD-binding oxidoreductase encodes MTWSPRRRLRRGETVWAGDSGTTVPSRPLPSTVVADVVVVGAGISGALVARALRLSGRDVVIVDRRRPVAGSTLASTALLQYELDVPLYRLARQIGWSRAKRAWQRSARAVADLGDIVRADHLRCQFTSCESLYLAGSRYGRRALQYEVESRQRAGLSAHYLDGRTLREHYGIERTGAILSAGAAVAHPVRLTAGLLRRSIRAGARLFHDADIVDVQRARDGVMLVASEGRVLVANHVVFCSGYEVPTIVPRSTHHILSTWAIAARPTRPVPAWLRHTIVWEAATPYLYLRALPDGRLLAGGRDERSGSAHTDRRRLPRKARLLARDVGAILPDRSVQVTHAWGGAFGESTSGLPLIDRLPGHSRAWVVAGFGGNGITFSVVAAQVVSAAINGTPDPDAALFRIGTHLRSPLT; translated from the coding sequence ATGACATGGTCGCCCCGTCGACGATTGCGACGGGGTGAGACCGTATGGGCCGGTGATTCCGGCACAACGGTGCCGAGTCGGCCGCTGCCATCCACCGTGGTGGCCGATGTGGTCGTGGTGGGCGCGGGGATCAGTGGTGCACTGGTCGCCCGCGCTCTTCGGCTGTCCGGGCGTGACGTCGTCATCGTCGATCGACGACGGCCCGTCGCGGGCAGTACGCTCGCCTCCACGGCATTGCTGCAATACGAACTCGACGTGCCGCTGTATCGGCTCGCACGACAGATCGGCTGGTCACGGGCGAAGCGGGCGTGGCAACGATCGGCGCGGGCGGTGGCGGATCTGGGCGATATCGTCAGGGCCGACCATCTGCGCTGTCAGTTCACGTCGTGCGAGAGCCTCTATCTCGCGGGTTCGCGTTATGGCCGACGGGCATTGCAGTACGAGGTGGAGAGCCGGCAGCGTGCGGGGCTTTCCGCGCACTACCTGGATGGACGTACCTTGCGGGAGCACTACGGCATCGAACGCACGGGAGCCATTCTCAGCGCCGGGGCGGCCGTGGCGCACCCGGTCAGGCTCACTGCCGGATTGCTTCGCCGATCCATCCGGGCCGGCGCTCGGCTCTTCCATGATGCCGACATCGTCGATGTGCAGCGCGCGCGCGACGGCGTGATGCTGGTGGCCTCGGAAGGTCGTGTACTGGTCGCCAATCACGTGGTCTTCTGCAGTGGGTATGAAGTGCCGACCATCGTACCCCGAAGCACGCATCACATTCTCAGCACGTGGGCCATCGCGGCACGCCCCACAAGGCCCGTGCCGGCGTGGTTGCGTCACACGATCGTGTGGGAAGCGGCGACACCCTATCTGTATCTGCGGGCACTGCCGGATGGACGGTTGCTGGCGGGCGGTCGGGACGAACGATCGGGATCGGCCCATACCGATCGGCGGCGTCTGCCACGCAAGGCGCGGCTGCTCGCCCGGGATGTTGGCGCCATACTGCCGGACAGGTCCGTGCAGGTCACACACGCCTGGGGTGGAGCGTTCGGGGAGTCGACGTCGGGGTTGCCCTTGATCGATCGGCTGCCGGGACATTCCCGCGCCTGGGTGGTGGCCGGGTTCGGCGGTAACGGCATCACCTTCAGTGTCGTGGCGGCGCAGGTGGTGAGTGCGGCAATCAATGGGACGCCCGATCCGGATGCGGCACTGTTCCGCATCGGTACCCACCTCCGGTCTCCGCTCACCTGA
- a CDS encoding ATP-binding protein yields MNTGIADRAVTDAMERGDRAPKPRAPRSLRERLFLTGVVMAIGTVIALAAMAATGAREQARLRRTTAHIIEEQRIGDAVIRGVMRQLAIAGDPTSRGSRARLAIFDSLGRGVYDDLRRYLFRTLSAAERLQIESVKEEHQQMEVAARRVMATGDQQTAAVAAGNNEMVLHAFQLLDALQGFVDLREQALTVLADTQGSTLRRLMIGSIAFIATMFLLQLFLAMRFVRSRVTEPLHQFTEAVARVGAGNLDVRMPPPADREFSSTFAAFNDMSASLATARADLEARNAALSVALARVRETQDELVQAEKLGAIGRMTAGLAHELNNPLATVLATSELLAARLTENDPPAMTELSVEFVEPMRREAQRARLLVRSLLQFARRADSEITAVSLRDSIEVIRDLRKFAFANLGITLRVDPVPEVLVMAERQQLQGVLLNVINNALDALAPRRRGLVHIATHVDADHVDVVIEDDGPGLRDPSRVFEAFYTTKGVGEGTGLGLALAERFMTAFGGTITAENRPEGGARFTLRFVRSEGPAPTGSPEDEVMVLPARQIPIPTTTRQRILVVDDEPSIQRAQALLLQRLDLDVVLCDNVESARAAITDQEFHAVLCDVKMPGESGIVLFEWIRREMPSMVPHFLFVTGDVAAVELAELVAEFPDAFISKPFDAREYLTRVERALR; encoded by the coding sequence GTGAACACCGGCATCGCAGATCGCGCGGTCACCGACGCGATGGAACGGGGTGATCGTGCACCGAAACCACGTGCTCCGCGCTCGCTGCGCGAGCGCCTCTTTCTCACCGGCGTGGTCATGGCCATCGGCACCGTGATCGCGCTCGCGGCGATGGCGGCCACCGGCGCCCGTGAACAGGCACGACTGCGCCGCACCACGGCGCACATCATCGAAGAACAGCGTATCGGTGATGCGGTGATTCGCGGGGTGATGCGGCAACTGGCCATCGCCGGCGATCCGACCAGTCGCGGTTCGCGGGCCCGCCTCGCGATCTTCGATTCGCTGGGCCGCGGTGTCTACGACGACCTGCGTCGATATCTCTTCCGCACGCTCTCCGCGGCGGAGCGGCTCCAGATCGAGTCCGTGAAGGAAGAGCATCAGCAGATGGAAGTGGCCGCCCGTCGTGTGATGGCCACCGGCGATCAGCAGACCGCCGCCGTTGCCGCCGGCAACAACGAGATGGTGTTGCATGCCTTTCAGTTGCTCGACGCGCTCCAGGGATTCGTCGACCTGCGGGAGCAGGCACTGACGGTGCTGGCGGACACGCAGGGCAGTACGCTGCGGCGTCTCATGATCGGCAGCATCGCCTTCATCGCGACGATGTTCCTGCTGCAACTGTTCCTCGCCATGCGCTTCGTGCGCAGTCGCGTGACGGAGCCCCTGCATCAATTCACCGAGGCCGTGGCCCGGGTGGGCGCCGGCAATCTCGATGTGCGCATGCCTCCCCCCGCCGATCGTGAATTTTCATCCACGTTCGCCGCGTTCAACGACATGTCGGCCAGTCTCGCGACCGCACGGGCCGATCTCGAAGCGCGCAATGCCGCGCTCTCGGTGGCATTGGCCCGGGTGCGCGAAACCCAGGATGAGCTTGTGCAAGCCGAGAAGCTCGGCGCCATCGGCCGTATGACCGCGGGACTGGCGCACGAACTCAACAATCCGCTGGCCACGGTGCTGGCCACCAGCGAGTTGCTCGCGGCGCGTCTCACGGAAAACGATCCGCCGGCCATGACGGAACTCTCCGTCGAATTCGTGGAGCCCATGCGCCGGGAGGCACAGCGCGCCCGCCTGCTGGTCCGGAGTCTGCTGCAATTCGCCCGACGCGCGGACAGTGAGATCACGGCGGTCTCTCTGCGTGACAGCATCGAAGTCATCCGCGATCTGCGGAAGTTCGCGTTTGCCAACCTGGGTATCACCCTGCGGGTCGATCCGGTACCCGAGGTGCTGGTGATGGCGGAACGGCAGCAATTGCAGGGGGTTCTGCTCAACGTGATCAACAATGCGCTCGATGCGCTGGCACCGCGTCGTCGCGGACTGGTGCACATCGCGACGCATGTCGATGCCGACCATGTCGATGTCGTCATCGAAGACGATGGCCCGGGCCTTCGCGATCCTTCGCGTGTCTTCGAAGCGTTCTACACCACCAAGGGCGTCGGCGAGGGAACGGGCCTCGGACTGGCATTGGCCGAACGGTTCATGACCGCGTTCGGTGGAACGATCACGGCGGAGAATCGCCCCGAAGGTGGTGCCCGCTTCACGCTCCGTTTCGTGCGATCCGAAGGACCGGCACCCACGGGTTCACCGGAAGACGAGGTGATGGTTCTGCCTGCCCGTCAGATTCCGATACCCACCACCACCCGTCAACGGATCCTCGTGGTGGATGATGAGCCATCCATTCAGCGGGCCCAGGCCCTGCTGTTGCAGCGCCTCGATCTCGACGTCGTCCTGTGTGACAATGTCGAATCCGCCCGCGCGGCGATCACGGACCAGGAATTCCACGCCGTTCTCTGCGACGTGAAAATGCCGGGTGAGAGCGGCATCGTGCTCTTCGAATGGATCCGCCGGGAAATGCCATCGATGGTACCACATTTTCTCTTCGTCACGGGCGACGTGGCTGCTGTCGAACTCGCCGAGCTCGTCGCGGAATTTCCCGATGCGTTCATCTCGAAGCCATTCGACGCGCGGGAATATCTGACCCGGGTGGAACGCGCGCTCAGGTGA